Proteins encoded in a region of the Eubalaena glacialis isolate mEubGla1 chromosome 20, mEubGla1.1.hap2.+ XY, whole genome shotgun sequence genome:
- the LOC133081240 gene encoding uncharacterized LOC128092250 homolog, producing the protein MLLLLSLLPLLPPPLLPPPPPPLVLLLLLLLLHDSCFLHLSRPQFQMLEVRNMPFSLGYWFT; encoded by the coding sequence ATGCTGTTGCTACTGTCACTGCTGCCTCTcctgccgccgccgctgctgccgccgccgccgccgccgctggtCCTGCTTTTGCTTTTACTCCTCCTGCATGACAGTTGTTTTCTCCATCTGAGCAGACCCCAGTTTCAGATGCTCGAGGTGAGAAACATGCCTTTCAGTTTGGGCTACTGGTTTACTTAA